A section of the Bacillus spongiae genome encodes:
- a CDS encoding NUDIX hydrolase: MGMSDYYKSLREKVGNELIFLPCVVGIVRNKRGEILLQNKGNGEKWSLPAGAIELGEAPAQSVVREVWEETGLSVIPKKLVGVFGGKEFRYQYPNGHKVEYNVYMFDCTIEGGELSPIDDETVELRYFHPNTMPELALPYPKHLFTQVGCEEDIYFQWNEEWVKEVSKK, translated from the coding sequence ATGGGAATGTCAGACTATTATAAAAGCCTTCGTGAAAAGGTTGGAAATGAATTAATATTTTTGCCTTGTGTTGTTGGAATTGTTCGTAATAAAAGAGGAGAAATCTTATTACAGAACAAAGGAAATGGGGAAAAATGGAGTCTTCCAGCAGGAGCGATAGAACTTGGAGAAGCACCTGCCCAATCTGTTGTCCGTGAAGTATGGGAGGAAACAGGTTTATCTGTCATTCCTAAAAAGCTTGTCGGAGTGTTTGGGGGGAAAGAATTTCGTTATCAGTATCCAAATGGCCATAAAGTGGAATATAACGTGTATATGTTCGATTGTACAATAGAAGGTGGCGAACTTTCTCCAATAGATGATGAGACTGTTGAACTTCGTTATTTTCATCCAAACACGATGCCAGAACTAGCTTTACCTTACCCTAAACACCTTTTTACACAAGTGGGTTGTGAAGAAGATATATATTTTCAATGGAATGAAGAGTGGGTAAAAGAGGTTTCAAAAAAATAA
- a CDS encoding SDR family oxidoreductase: protein MRFLIIGGTRFLGRYLVESAKEKGHSITLFNRGKSNPSLFKDIERIIGDRENERDLEKLRDKEWDVVIDTCGYTPEIVSKSVEILSNKVGQYIFISSGSVYKNLFHEDEINEESEIVTLSKEELDSVTEEKSGRFNQEYYGPLKYLSEQEVIKKMDGKCLIVRSGLIVGPNDSTDRFTYWPYRVSLGGNILAPDNEERKVQFIDVRDLAKWIILMAEKNETGIFNVTGPKRKLSMGELLHSCKRVLNTDANFVWASKDFLVAQNVQPWIELPLWVPTDSDYGMNFEKAIEKGLEIRPISDTIRDTFAWNQNRKLESRRAGLSLEREKDILKEWFRNH, encoded by the coding sequence ATGAGGTTTCTTATTATTGGTGGAACTCGATTTCTTGGACGGTATCTTGTAGAATCGGCGAAAGAAAAGGGACATAGCATTACTTTGTTTAATAGAGGAAAATCCAATCCATCCTTATTTAAAGATATTGAAAGAATTATTGGGGATAGAGAAAATGAACGTGATCTTGAAAAGTTAAGAGATAAGGAATGGGATGTAGTAATCGATACCTGTGGATATACACCTGAAATTGTTTCAAAAAGTGTAGAAATATTATCAAATAAAGTTGGACAGTATATCTTTATTTCAAGTGGATCTGTATATAAAAACCTTTTTCATGAAGATGAAATTAACGAGGAATCTGAAATAGTAACGTTATCAAAAGAGGAGTTAGATTCTGTTACAGAAGAAAAATCAGGACGATTTAATCAGGAATATTACGGGCCTTTAAAGTATTTAAGTGAACAGGAAGTCATTAAAAAAATGGATGGAAAATGTCTCATCGTGCGTTCAGGATTAATCGTTGGTCCGAATGATTCGACAGATAGATTTACTTATTGGCCATACCGCGTTTCACTTGGTGGAAATATTTTGGCTCCAGATAATGAAGAACGAAAAGTTCAGTTTATCGATGTTAGAGATCTTGCTAAATGGATAATTTTAATGGCCGAAAAAAATGAAACTGGAATTTTTAATGTCACGGGGCCGAAAAGAAAACTTTCCATGGGCGAGTTATTACATTCCTGTAAAAGAGTTTTAAATACTGATGCAAACTTTGTATGGGCAAGTAAGGATTTTTTAGTAGCTCAGAATGTCCAACCTTGGATAGAGCTTCCCTTGTGGGTTCCAACTGACAGTGATTATGGCATGAATTTTGAAAAGGCGATTGAGAAAGGACTAGAAATCAGACCTATTTCAGATACCATTAGAGATACATTTGCGTGGAATCAAAATCGAAAGTTGGAGTCGAGGAGAGCTGGGTTATCATTAGAGCGAGAAAAAGACATTTTAAAGGAATGGTTTCGTAATCATTAA
- a CDS encoding exodeoxyribonuclease III: MKLVSWNVNGLRAAVKKGFLEYFQTVDADFFCIQESKLQEGQITLELEGYIQFWNYAEKKGYSGTAIFTKHAPLSVSYGVGDEEEEREGRIITLEYEGFYLVNVYTPNAKRDLARLEERLEWEEAIRAYLIQLDQRKPVIYCGDLNVAHQEIDLKNAKTNKGNSGFTLEERGKMTNLLNAGFVDTFRYLYPTQEGAYSWWSYMSKVRERNIGWRIDYFILSECLLDKLVDSKIHSHVFGSDHCPILLDIQL; the protein is encoded by the coding sequence ATGAAATTAGTATCATGGAACGTCAATGGACTAAGGGCGGCTGTAAAAAAAGGGTTTTTAGAGTATTTCCAAACGGTAGATGCCGATTTTTTCTGTATTCAAGAGTCGAAGCTTCAAGAAGGGCAAATTACGCTTGAGCTTGAAGGCTACATACAATTTTGGAATTATGCCGAAAAAAAAGGGTACTCTGGTACGGCGATTTTTACGAAGCATGCGCCACTCTCCGTATCATATGGTGTCGGGGATGAAGAGGAAGAGCGAGAAGGGCGAATTATTACCTTGGAATATGAGGGCTTTTATCTTGTCAATGTATACACCCCAAATGCGAAACGAGATTTAGCACGATTAGAGGAAAGGTTGGAGTGGGAAGAGGCAATTAGGGCATACTTAATCCAACTAGATCAACGGAAGCCTGTCATTTACTGTGGGGATTTAAATGTTGCACATCAGGAGATTGATTTAAAAAATGCGAAGACAAATAAAGGGAATTCTGGTTTTACTCTAGAGGAACGAGGAAAAATGACGAATTTACTCAATGCTGGTTTTGTCGACACATTCCGCTATCTTTACCCTACTCAAGAAGGAGCCTATTCGTGGTGGTCCTATATGAGTAAAGTGAGAGAGCGAAATATTGGATGGAGGATTGATTATTTCATTTTGTCTGAATGCCTCCTCGACAAATTAGTGGATTCCAAAATCCATTCGCACGTCTTCGGAAGTGATCACTGCCCCATTTTATTGGACATACAATTGTAA
- a CDS encoding DUF3977 family protein codes for MKYIEIGIGNSWFIRTEIELEDGTECEEKGIKRPINLQSLYLRIWIGNSVLIIDSIEGFKRMKKKRKKFKFIVGIVSK; via the coding sequence TTGAAATATATTGAAATTGGTATCGGAAATAGTTGGTTCATTAGAACAGAAATAGAATTAGAAGATGGTACAGAATGTGAAGAAAAAGGAATTAAACGTCCAATAAATCTTCAGTCCCTTTACTTGAGAATTTGGATTGGAAACTCTGTATTAATAATAGATTCAATCGAGGGATTTAAAAGAATGAAGAAAAAAAGAAAAAAATTTAAGTTTATTGTAGGGATTGTCAGTAAATAA
- a CDS encoding D-arabinono-1,4-lactone oxidase, giving the protein MLSLKETSQAMYNWSESFRFQPEFIHKPTSIEEIVEIVNLASSQNRKIRVIGSGHSFTPLIKTRDILLSLDHLQGVIEVNEDENTAEVWAGTKLSRLGNELHELGYSQENLGDINVQSVSGALLTGTHGTGINHGILATQIEEVTVVLADGKVTSFSRKLHPDVFPAHALSLGLLGIVVKMKLRITPKQNFKHTSHRAELKATLAELPSLLEKNEHFEFYAFPYSSTIQVKKMNKTSEHGSSYAFEKWKASKLENSAFSILSEMARRKPTWSSSISRFSAKSVPNTTMIGPSYELFSTVRSVKFNEMEYSIPRQHFEEVLEEILAMIKRENIAVHFPIECRFVKEDDLWLSPAYQRESAYIAVHMYKGMPYEDYFRKVEQIFHKYDGRPHWGKLHTLTYDDVIRRYPMMPNFIKLREQMDPKDLFMNDYLSKIFAI; this is encoded by the coding sequence ATGCTTTCATTAAAAGAAACATCTCAAGCTATGTACAATTGGTCAGAATCGTTTCGGTTTCAACCAGAATTCATTCATAAGCCGACGAGTATAGAAGAGATAGTAGAAATTGTAAATCTTGCTTCTTCTCAAAATCGAAAAATCCGAGTTATAGGTTCAGGTCATTCGTTTACGCCATTAATAAAAACTAGGGATATTTTATTATCTTTAGATCACTTACAAGGTGTAATAGAAGTGAATGAGGATGAGAATACAGCAGAAGTGTGGGCTGGGACAAAGCTATCCAGACTTGGTAACGAATTGCATGAATTAGGCTATTCACAAGAGAATTTAGGGGACATAAACGTGCAATCTGTTAGTGGCGCTCTGTTAACAGGTACGCACGGTACAGGCATTAATCATGGTATATTAGCTACACAAATTGAGGAAGTCACGGTCGTTTTAGCCGATGGAAAGGTGACTTCCTTCTCTAGAAAGCTGCATCCCGATGTGTTTCCGGCACATGCATTGTCGCTTGGATTACTAGGAATTGTGGTGAAAATGAAGCTTAGAATTACCCCGAAACAAAATTTTAAGCATACGAGTCATCGAGCTGAACTTAAAGCAACATTAGCTGAGCTACCGAGCTTGCTTGAGAAAAATGAGCACTTTGAATTTTATGCTTTTCCCTATTCTTCTACAATTCAGGTTAAGAAGATGAATAAAACCTCTGAGCATGGTTCATCTTATGCGTTTGAAAAATGGAAGGCGAGTAAGCTTGAAAACAGCGCGTTTTCCATTTTAAGTGAGATGGCACGCAGAAAACCTACCTGGTCTTCTTCCATTAGTCGATTCTCAGCAAAGTCCGTCCCTAATACGACGATGATTGGACCGAGCTACGAACTGTTCTCAACCGTACGATCGGTCAAGTTTAATGAAATGGAATATTCTATTCCAAGACAACATTTTGAAGAAGTGCTAGAAGAGATTTTAGCCATGATTAAGAGAGAAAATATTGCTGTCCATTTTCCAATTGAATGTCGTTTCGTCAAAGAGGATGATCTTTGGTTAAGTCCTGCTTACCAACGAGAATCTGCGTATATTGCCGTCCATATGTATAAGGGAATGCCTTATGAGGATTACTTCCGTAAAGTTGAACAAATTTTCCATAAATATGATGGAAGACCACATTGGGGAAAGCTTCATACCTTAACCTATGATGACGTTATTCGTCGTTACCCAATGATGCCGAATTTTATAAAACTAAGGGAACAAATGGATCCTAAGGACTTGTTTATGAATGATTATTTAAGTAAGATATTCGCTATTTAG
- a CDS encoding Nif3-like dinuclear metal center hexameric protein, translating into MERLKDVVESLNKEFSVESFGKDPAFSRFIPEVYQHEPDWKSFFEPMFTQFYNGLMIKGEATIRNVFLAVFPTTHVLEKFIHKSEPGDLLFMHHPLVMECGDPLGKWGRGFVPIEHHFLHQIAEKGLSIYTCHAPLDYHPTLSTSLAIAEQLGLENREGFIHDDKHGNLGIIGNCQSTNTELLIAKLKAIFNTPYVDFEGCHQSDIKKIAVVAGCGDKVKWMKEVEERGVDAYVTGEIHCHIDNEYGRMRYQEMKNYVKTTSMSLIGVSHSASEYLVKETLMSEWFRSHFDVNLVMIPQEKWWL; encoded by the coding sequence ATGGAACGATTGAAGGACGTTGTTGAGTCATTAAATAAAGAATTTTCTGTTGAATCCTTTGGGAAGGATCCTGCTTTCAGTCGATTCATCCCCGAGGTGTATCAACATGAACCTGATTGGAAATCATTCTTTGAACCAATGTTTACGCAGTTTTACAACGGATTAATGATCAAAGGAGAAGCAACCATTCGAAATGTGTTTTTAGCCGTCTTTCCGACAACTCACGTATTAGAGAAATTTATTCATAAAAGCGAGCCAGGTGATTTATTGTTTATGCATCACCCACTTGTTATGGAATGTGGGGATCCACTTGGGAAATGGGGACGTGGGTTTGTTCCCATCGAACACCACTTTTTACATCAAATAGCGGAAAAAGGGCTTTCAATTTACACCTGTCATGCACCATTAGACTATCATCCAACTTTAAGTACGAGTCTGGCAATAGCTGAACAGCTTGGGCTTGAAAACAGGGAGGGGTTTATTCACGATGACAAGCATGGAAATCTTGGTATTATCGGAAACTGTCAATCTACTAATACGGAACTATTGATAGCCAAATTAAAAGCGATATTCAACACTCCTTATGTTGATTTCGAAGGATGTCATCAGTCGGATATAAAGAAAATCGCTGTTGTAGCAGGGTGCGGTGATAAAGTGAAATGGATGAAAGAGGTTGAGGAAAGAGGAGTAGACGCCTACGTAACAGGAGAGATTCATTGCCATATTGATAATGAGTACGGGAGGATGAGATATCAAGAAATGAAGAATTATGTCAAGACGACATCCATGTCACTGATTGGTGTCTCCCATTCTGCATCGGAATACTTAGTGAAAGAAACACTTATGTCTGAATGGTTTCGTTCGCATTTTGACGTGAACCTCGTTATGATTCCTCAAGAAAAATGGTGGCTTTAG
- a CDS encoding phosphatidylinositol-specific phospholipase C domain-containing protein, whose product MMKLVSKLVAIILLFTLFATPTFHNPAVVSAAESNANWMEQVYSSTPEFGKQTLREVILPGTHDSGTATMDDANDPRDPGPDFWDLKNLVQNAAAQAGKSIVADWSQTQGLTIEEQLNEGIRYLDLRVAPNVWQPVFDSYQIQETNLRTLHGLYGEGVNEIIADTKTFLDENEKEIVILDFQHFYEMTERSYEYLNTLLQDTFGDLLVPSSYGVNIPLEQLWSENKRVIVLYGSDHQRYTDTLDIRSLYAEEFNSWIWDRKTNMQSRWANTTDVTVLKNTLDEAIESASQNKFFVLQGVLTADDNAIVDAVLGGIDPFSATAVDSLHDLVRLANNEIPNWVQNDWADEPLNIIMMDWFEETDIVNIIKNMNEGKTFDGPDKDDFTLVATISSEGGPQSGQKHRSSNNFTTVNVPANTEKLYWEISGNTNADAISFSVKEDVAIWTDPIVFNSLKSGSYTSVKKNDSFYIADPRNTGGKSFTVKIYAVK is encoded by the coding sequence ATGATGAAACTAGTTTCGAAATTAGTAGCTATTATTTTGTTATTTACGTTATTTGCCACACCTACTTTTCACAATCCGGCTGTAGTTTCTGCAGCAGAATCGAATGCAAATTGGATGGAACAAGTTTATTCAAGTACACCTGAGTTTGGTAAGCAAACATTACGAGAGGTCATTTTACCAGGTACACATGATTCTGGAACAGCAACGATGGACGATGCAAACGATCCGAGAGATCCAGGGCCGGATTTTTGGGATTTAAAAAATTTAGTTCAAAACGCGGCTGCTCAAGCTGGAAAATCAATTGTAGCAGATTGGTCACAAACGCAGGGCTTAACGATTGAAGAACAATTAAATGAGGGAATTCGTTATCTAGACTTACGTGTAGCGCCTAACGTGTGGCAGCCAGTATTCGATAGCTACCAAATTCAAGAAACAAATTTACGCACTCTTCACGGACTATATGGTGAAGGGGTCAATGAGATCATTGCAGATACGAAAACGTTTTTAGATGAAAACGAGAAGGAAATTGTCATTCTTGATTTCCAGCATTTCTATGAAATGACTGAAAGAAGCTATGAATATTTAAATACATTATTACAAGATACATTTGGTGATTTATTAGTACCATCGTCCTATGGAGTAAATATTCCGCTTGAACAGCTATGGAGTGAGAATAAACGTGTGATCGTCCTTTACGGAAGTGATCATCAACGCTATACGGATACGCTAGATATAAGAAGCCTTTATGCAGAAGAGTTTAATTCATGGATTTGGGATCGTAAAACCAATATGCAATCGAGATGGGCTAACACGACGGATGTAACGGTATTAAAAAATACACTTGACGAAGCTATTGAATCAGCTAGTCAAAATAAATTTTTTGTTCTCCAAGGAGTATTAACGGCAGATGATAATGCCATCGTCGATGCAGTACTTGGAGGCATTGACCCATTTTCTGCAACGGCTGTGGATTCCTTACACGATCTTGTAAGGTTGGCAAACAATGAAATACCGAATTGGGTTCAAAATGACTGGGCAGACGAGCCTTTAAATATTATTATGATGGATTGGTTTGAAGAAACAGATATTGTGAATATTATTAAAAACATGAATGAAGGAAAAACGTTTGATGGGCCGGATAAGGATGACTTTACATTAGTGGCAACTATTTCATCAGAGGGCGGACCACAATCAGGTCAAAAGCATCGTTCCAGTAATAATTTTACGACGGTAAATGTTCCAGCAAATACAGAGAAATTATATTGGGAAATTTCTGGAAACACCAATGCAGATGCAATTAGCTTTAGTGTGAAGGAAGATGTGGCTATATGGACAGATCCAATTGTGTTTAATTCATTAAAGAGTGGTTCTTATACTTCTGTAAAGAAGAATGATTCATTTTATATTGCAGACCCAAGAAACACAGGAGGGAAATCTTTTACTGTTAAGATTTATGCTGTTAAATAG
- a CDS encoding GntR family transcriptional regulator, whose translation MVLKFNNRDPVYVQVIQHFKEQIASGHYEQGQEVPSRRELANQFKINPNTAQKAYKEMEEQGLIYTEGNLPSRITNDEEIIKMVREELISEAVNTFIHSVQSINVPLPEALALVEKTYRREKE comes from the coding sequence ATGGTGTTAAAGTTTAATAATCGGGATCCCGTATATGTGCAAGTCATCCAGCATTTTAAGGAACAAATTGCATCAGGTCATTATGAACAAGGGCAGGAGGTTCCATCTCGAAGAGAATTAGCGAACCAATTTAAAATTAATCCAAATACTGCGCAAAAGGCGTATAAGGAAATGGAGGAACAAGGGTTGATTTATACGGAGGGGAATTTACCAAGTCGCATTACAAACGATGAGGAAATAATAAAAATGGTACGAGAGGAACTAATTTCAGAAGCAGTGAATACATTTATTCACTCCGTACAATCCATCAATGTACCATTACCAGAGGCTTTGGCGTTAGTGGAGAAAACGTATAGACGTGAAAAGGAATGA
- a CDS encoding DUF952 domain-containing protein gives MILHIMTRQEWDIIKESVKYTPKSIQTDGFIHCCTKEQIANVANQFFSGQTNLVLLRIDPDKVTSTIVFEDLQKLGQLFPHIYGPLNLNAVMNVIQFKPNIDGKFAVPNESLYS, from the coding sequence GTGATCTTACATATTATGACTCGTCAAGAGTGGGATATTATAAAAGAAAGTGTCAAGTATACACCGAAAAGTATTCAAACAGACGGTTTTATCCATTGCTGTACAAAAGAACAAATAGCTAACGTAGCAAACCAATTTTTTAGCGGTCAAACTAATTTAGTCCTCTTAAGAATTGACCCAGACAAGGTAACTTCTACAATCGTATTTGAAGATTTACAAAAACTCGGTCAATTATTCCCACATATATATGGCCCTTTAAATCTAAATGCTGTTATGAACGTCATTCAATTTAAACCGAATATCGATGGGAAGTTTGCTGTCCCAAATGAGTCCCTCTATTCATAA
- a CDS encoding ABC transporter ATP-binding protein, with protein MIEVKDVVKKFGRKKVLNGVSFTANKGEITCLIGINGVGKTTIMKSIMALTPIDSGDILIDGEKIHKKSYEKITFIPDVITMLPQMRIEEAFTFMADFYDCWNEKRANELLQFFRLKKTDRISDLSKGNTAKVNLLLGLAMDVDYILMDEPFSGIDIFSREQIAEVFTSHLIEDRGVIITTHEINDIEHLIDKVVLIGEGEVLREFNTEDVRENEGKSVIDVMREVFQA; from the coding sequence ATGATTGAAGTAAAAGATGTTGTGAAGAAATTTGGTAGAAAAAAGGTGCTAAATGGGGTTTCATTTACAGCAAATAAAGGGGAGATTACTTGTTTAATTGGTATAAATGGTGTAGGAAAAACGACTATTATGAAGTCGATTATGGCCTTAACGCCCATTGATAGTGGAGATATTCTCATTGATGGGGAGAAAATTCATAAGAAGAGCTATGAAAAGATTACCTTTATCCCGGATGTCATCACCATGTTGCCTCAAATGCGAATAGAAGAAGCCTTTACGTTCATGGCAGATTTTTATGACTGCTGGAACGAAAAACGGGCGAATGAATTACTACAATTTTTTAGACTAAAGAAAACAGACCGTATCTCGGATTTATCCAAAGGGAATACAGCAAAAGTGAATTTACTATTAGGACTTGCAATGGACGTAGATTATATCCTAATGGATGAGCCCTTTTCTGGTATCGATATCTTTAGTCGTGAACAAATTGCAGAAGTATTCACTAGCCATTTAATTGAAGATCGTGGGGTCATCATCACAACCCATGAAATAAATGATATTGAACATTTAATAGATAAAGTCGTTTTAATCGGTGAAGGAGAAGTGTTAAGAGAATTTAATACAGAAGATGTCAGGGAGAATGAAGGAAAATCTGTCATTGATGTCATGAGAGAGGTGTTTCAAGCATGA
- a CDS encoding cupin domain-containing protein: MYYVPCIYRYPSYGNLPIHTYKNSTGYGSRAIFNKAYAPYRPIDRHNRIVLKDFGASPFVTNIDEVTKQNNTYRTVIWTGNHLQVTLMSLNVGEDIGLEIHPNTDQFLRVEQGQGIVQMGKDREKLSMQRSIFRDSAIMVPAGIWHNVINTGNVPLKLYSIYAPPNHPFGTIHRTKADAMASE, encoded by the coding sequence ATGTACTATGTGCCATGCATATATCGGTATCCTTCCTACGGGAATTTACCGATACATACTTACAAAAATTCTACAGGTTATGGTTCTAGGGCTATTTTTAATAAGGCATATGCTCCGTATCGACCAATTGATCGTCATAATAGGATTGTGTTAAAAGATTTCGGTGCAAGTCCATTTGTTACAAATATTGATGAAGTCACCAAACAAAACAATACGTATCGAACGGTAATATGGACAGGAAATCATTTGCAAGTCACATTGATGAGTCTCAACGTTGGGGAAGATATCGGTTTGGAAATTCACCCTAACACTGATCAATTCTTAAGAGTTGAACAAGGTCAAGGAATTGTACAAATGGGTAAGGATAGAGAAAAATTAAGTATGCAAAGAAGCATTTTTCGTGACTCGGCCATTATGGTACCGGCTGGAATATGGCATAACGTAATAAATACAGGAAACGTCCCTTTAAAACTATATTCAATCTATGCGCCTCCAAACCACCCATTTGGTACTATTCATAGGACTAAAGCAGATGCAATGGCTTCAGAATAA
- a CDS encoding mechanosensitive ion channel family protein, which translates to MNYQDYFTMDILQDILISISILAIFLLFRKIFTSYVYRFLIRVSKKSPTTLFTHIFTAFENPIGWLFIVFGVFIAVDFFPFLDQNNPLFMKIFRSLVIFHISWGLYNLTSSSSILFQNAREKYHLEVDDILIPYLSKGVRFIVIAISFSIIAQEFDYDVNGFVAGLGLGGLAFALAAKDAIGNFFGGIVIITERPFSIGDWIKTPSVEGTIEDITFRSTKVRTFEQALVTVPNASLANEAITNWSKMGKRRITFNLGLTYDTPKEKIELVVQRIKLLLENHDDIHQDTIFVTFNEFNTNSLDIFLYFFTNTTDWGEYLKVRENINLEILNILEEAKAEVAFPTRTLYLQPNEDTIAHLSKSMAQKSFETERDA; encoded by the coding sequence ATGAATTATCAAGATTATTTCACCATGGATATTCTTCAAGACATTTTAATCTCAATCAGTATTTTAGCCATATTTCTTCTGTTTAGAAAGATTTTCACGTCTTACGTTTATCGCTTTTTAATTAGAGTAAGTAAAAAGTCCCCGACGACATTGTTCACCCATATCTTTACGGCGTTTGAAAATCCAATCGGGTGGTTGTTTATTGTTTTCGGTGTATTCATTGCCGTTGATTTTTTCCCTTTTCTTGATCAAAACAATCCTTTATTTATGAAGATTTTTCGTTCACTTGTCATTTTTCATATAAGCTGGGGGTTGTATAATCTTACATCCTCTTCATCCATTCTCTTTCAAAATGCACGGGAAAAATATCATCTTGAAGTGGACGATATTTTAATTCCCTATTTATCTAAAGGTGTACGCTTTATTGTGATTGCCATTAGCTTTAGTATTATCGCGCAAGAATTTGATTACGATGTCAATGGATTTGTTGCGGGGTTAGGACTAGGTGGATTAGCGTTCGCGCTTGCTGCAAAAGATGCAATAGGGAATTTCTTTGGTGGTATTGTGATTATTACGGAAAGACCGTTTTCAATCGGTGATTGGATTAAAACACCAAGTGTCGAAGGAACCATTGAGGATATTACGTTTAGAAGTACGAAGGTGCGTACATTTGAACAAGCGCTTGTGACGGTACCAAATGCTTCGTTAGCCAATGAAGCCATTACGAATTGGAGTAAAATGGGGAAACGTCGAATTACGTTTAATTTAGGGTTAACCTATGATACACCAAAAGAGAAAATTGAATTAGTCGTTCAACGAATTAAACTTCTTCTTGAAAATCATGATGACATTCATCAAGACACCATTTTTGTAACCTTTAATGAATTTAATACAAATAGCTTAGACATTTTTCTCTACTTTTTTACGAATACAACGGACTGGGGAGAATATTTAAAGGTTAGGGAGAACATAAATTTAGAGATTTTAAACATATTAGAAGAGGCAAAAGCTGAAGTGGCGTTTCCAACGAGAACTCTCTATCTGCAGCCTAATGAAGATACGATAGCCCATCTATCAAAATCAATGGCTCAAAAATCTTTCGAAACCGAAAGGGATGCCTAA
- a CDS encoding amino acid deaminase/aldolase, whose product MDYQTFNSFPAPAVYLDIKAFDRNIEKVASLANGKNVRIASKSIRSVKLLERVLNSHDCYRGIMCYNPNECVFLAEKGFNDLLLAYPTTDRQALVKIANLYHKEKVITIMIDSISHMEILHEIASESSAKFRICLDIDLSLRYFGFHFGVKRSPLRHSHQVATLVRESKKYPTLILDGVMGYEAQIAGVADSMPGQSMKNGVISYLKRKSLQDYPRRRQAIVEAIKSEGIELRFSNGGGTGSLHHTREEEAVTEVTVGSALYAPHLFDYYRAFQYEPSLFFTSPIVRQPENDIYTSYSGGYIASGATGKEKEPLIHLPKGSELVSLEGTGEVQTPFKNNGDQPLAIGDVIVFRHSKAGELAERFTHIQLVENDQVIDSYTTYRGDGQCFH is encoded by the coding sequence ATCGACTATCAAACTTTTAATTCATTTCCAGCACCAGCGGTATACTTAGACATAAAAGCATTTGATCGTAATATTGAAAAAGTGGCAAGTTTAGCAAATGGGAAAAATGTCCGAATTGCAAGTAAGTCAATTCGTTCTGTTAAATTACTTGAGCGAGTTCTTAATTCTCACGATTGCTATCGGGGGATTATGTGTTACAACCCTAATGAATGTGTCTTCTTAGCAGAGAAAGGGTTCAATGATTTACTTTTAGCCTATCCAACCACAGATCGCCAAGCACTTGTAAAAATTGCTAACCTGTACCATAAAGAGAAAGTAATCACAATCATGATTGACTCTATCAGTCATATGGAAATATTACATGAAATCGCTAGCGAATCCTCCGCGAAATTTCGCATATGCCTAGATATTGATTTAAGCCTTCGTTATTTTGGCTTTCATTTTGGCGTTAAACGCTCTCCACTTAGACATTCCCATCAAGTAGCAACACTTGTTCGTGAAAGTAAAAAGTATCCTACGCTTATTTTAGACGGCGTTATGGGGTATGAAGCACAAATTGCGGGTGTTGCGGATTCAATGCCTGGACAGTCCATGAAAAATGGGGTTATTTCCTATTTGAAAAGGAAATCGTTACAGGATTACCCTCGAAGAAGACAAGCGATTGTGGAAGCGATAAAAAGTGAAGGGATAGAGCTTAGATTTAGTAATGGAGGCGGGACAGGAAGCTTGCATCATACAAGAGAAGAAGAGGCCGTGACAGAAGTTACAGTTGGGTCTGCCTTATATGCACCACACCTTTTTGATTATTATCGTGCATTTCAATATGAGCCGAGTCTGTTTTTTACTTCACCGATTGTAAGACAACCAGAAAATGATATTTATACAAGCTATAGCGGTGGCTATATTGCTAGTGGTGCCACCGGCAAAGAAAAAGAGCCGCTCATTCATCTTCCGAAGGGAAGCGAGCTCGTTTCTTTAGAAGGTACGGGAGAGGTCCAAACGCCATTTAAGAATAATGGTGATCAGCCGTTAGCAATTGGGGATGTGATTGTTTTTCGACATAGTAAAGCGGGGGAACTGGCTGAACGATTTACTCACATTCAACTTGTTGAAAATGATCAAGTAATAGATTCATATACGACCTATCGGGGGGATGGACAATGCTTTCATTAA